Below is a genomic region from Actinoallomurus bryophytorum.
CGCAGTCCGGGACGGATCGGGTTGCCGGTCACCACCGCGCGTTCGCGCAGGCGCTCCGGGAGGAGGTCGAGAGCCGGCTCGGCGCTGAGCGCGATGCGCGTGGCGCCGCGCATGGTGATCCGGTTGGCGAGGCCCACGCGTACGGTCTGCTCGTGGACGAGCAGGGGCCGATGGCAGACGCGCGCGGCAAGGCCGACGGGGACCGAGACGTAGCCGCCGGTGCACAGCACGGCGTCGGGCCGGATGTTGCGGACCACGCCGATCGCCTCGGTGACGCCGGCCGGAACCTTGCCCGCGTCGCGGATGTTGGCCGCCGACAGCATGGCCAGGGGGTTGCGGGCCCGCCGGAGCTTGCCGGTGGGGATCGCGGTGAACGGCACGCCCTCGTCCGTGGCGATGCCGGCCTCGATGCCGGCGGCGCTGCCCACCCAGAAGGGCTGGAACTCGAGGCCGTGGGCTTCGAGGGCCGCACGGGCCGCACGGACGACCGTTACGGCCGGAAAGGTGTGGCCGCCGCTGCCACCGCCACTGACGATGAGCCGCACCGGGCTGCGGCGGTCGATCAGAGCTTGGGGAACGACGACTTGCACCATGCGGACTCCTGGCTGGGGAATGACCTGGTGGCCGGGGCCCGGGAAACCTCTGGCGGCGCGCCGACGCGAGCGGGTCAGGCGTGAGGTTCGCTTACGGCCGGGCAGCATTCTCTCATGCGGTGAGCGCCCGCAGGACCGCGCCGGAGAATGCCGTCCGCGCGACACTTGAAGATCCAGGTAGTCGGCCTTTCCCGCCGGCGATCACGAAGGAGCATCGAGACATGAACAGTCGTCCTCCGTTCCCGCCCTTCTCCTCGGAGACCGCGGCACAGAAGGTCCAGGCGGCCGAGGACGCCTGGAACACCCGCGATCCCGCCAAGGTGGCGCTCGCCTACACCGAGGACTCGGTCTGGCGTAACCGCGGCACGTTCCTCGAAGGCCGGGACGCCATCGTCGCCTTCCTCACCGCCAAGTGGGAGCGTGAGCTCGACTACGCCCTGCGCAAGGAGTTGTGGGCGTTCGAGGCGAACCGGATCGCGGTGCGCTTCCAGTACGAGTGTCACGACGCCGAGGGCCGGTGGTGGCGCAGCTACGGCAACGAGCTGTGGGAGTTCGACCAGCACGGGCTCATGCGCCGCCGCGAGGCGAGCATCAACGACGTGCCGATCGAAGAAGGGGACCGGCGCGTCTTCGGCACGCGTCCACAGGAGGAGCACGGGGTCCCGTTCCCGATCCGGTAACCGGTTGCGCCTTCGGTGAGCCTCTGGTCGGCTGACCGGCATGGATTCAGCAGCGGTGCTCGCCGCCTTCGACGATCAGGTACGGCGGCGTCCGGAGCCCGACCCGCCGGACGGGCAGGTCGAGGACGACGGTCACGTCGTACGCATGATCGGCCCGGTGAACACCGTCGTCTGGTCCGATCTGGACGGAACCGACGTGGACGCGGTCATCGCCGAACAGGTCCGGCGGTTCGCGGGACGGCCGTGGGAGTGGAAGTACTACTCCTACGACCGTCCCGTCGAGCTCCCGGAACGCCTGCTCGCCGCGGGACTGGCGCCCCAGCCGGACGAGGCGCTGCTCGTCGCCGACATCGCGGACCTCGAGATGGACGTGAAACCGCCTCCAGGCGTCGAGCTGCGGGCCGTCGAGGACGAGCGCGGCGTGGAGACCTTCGTGAAGGTGCACGAGGAGGTCTTCGGCGGGGACTACTCCGACCTGGGCGCGATCCTGCTGGCGACTCTCACGCGACGGCCGGACCGGGCCGCGGCCGTGATCGCCTGGGCCGACGGGACACCGGTCTCCGCCGCCCGCGTCGAGTTCCACCCCGGCACCGACTTCGCCGGCCTCTGGGGCGGCGGCACGGTCCCCGCCTGGCGAGGCCGTGGCGTGTTCCGCTCACTGGTCGCCTACCGGGCCGCGCTGGCCAGGGCCGCCGGCCACCGCTACCTCCAGGTCGACGCCCTCCCCGCCAGCCGCCCGATCCTGCTGCGCCTCGGCTTCACGGAGCTGGCCACCACGACGCCGTTCACGGCCTGACCGGACGCCGTACGGGACGAGGGCACGCGTGTACCCGCCGCCCTGGTGCGCCCCGCTGCTCGTCACGGCCCAGCGGCGCATCCCGATTCCGCCGAGGGCATATGCGCTGACGGCGAAATTGGATTGACCTGTGACTTTCCGCGGATTACGGCGAGAAAAATGCGGTCCGCCCACGGCGAAAAACGTTCTCCACAGGAAGGACCTCGGTTAATGTCGCGGTGAGCAACAGACGATTGGATGGTGAATGATGACGTCCCAGACCCTGGGCCGGCCGTCGCCTGCCGACACGAGCGACCAGCTATATCAACGGCTCCTGAACAACCGGATCGTCTTTTTGGGGCAGGAGGTCGATGACGAGATCTCCAATCGCATCTGCTCGGAGTTGCTCCTGCTGTCCGCCGAGGACCCTCGCCAGGACATCCGCCTCTACATCAACTCGCCCGGCGGCTCGGTGACGGCCGGCATGGCGATCTACGGGATGATGCAGTACGTCCCGAACGACATCGTCACCGTCGCGATGGGCTTCGCCGCGTCGATGGGCCAGTTCCTGCTGTGCGCGGGCACGGCCGGCAAACGGTACGCGCTGCCGTATACGCAGGTCGTCATGCATCAGCCGCATGGTGGCCTCGGCGGGACGGCCACCGATGTCAAGATCATGGCCGAGCAGATGCTGCACACCAAGCGCACGCTGGCCGAGCGGATCGCC
It encodes:
- a CDS encoding SgcJ/EcaC family oxidoreductase, with amino-acid sequence MNSRPPFPPFSSETAAQKVQAAEDAWNTRDPAKVALAYTEDSVWRNRGTFLEGRDAIVAFLTAKWERELDYALRKELWAFEANRIAVRFQYECHDAEGRWWRSYGNELWEFDQHGLMRRREASINDVPIEEGDRRVFGTRPQEEHGVPFPIR
- a CDS encoding GNAT family N-acetyltransferase, encoding MDSAAVLAAFDDQVRRRPEPDPPDGQVEDDGHVVRMIGPVNTVVWSDLDGTDVDAVIAEQVRRFAGRPWEWKYYSYDRPVELPERLLAAGLAPQPDEALLVADIADLEMDVKPPPGVELRAVEDERGVETFVKVHEEVFGGDYSDLGAILLATLTRRPDRAAAVIAWADGTPVSAARVEFHPGTDFAGLWGGGTVPAWRGRGVFRSLVAYRAALARAAGHRYLQVDALPASRPILLRLGFTELATTTPFTA
- a CDS encoding ClpP family protease, with protein sequence MMTSQTLGRPSPADTSDQLYQRLLNNRIVFLGQEVDDEISNRICSELLLLSAEDPRQDIRLYINSPGGSVTAGMAIYGMMQYVPNDIVTVAMGFAASMGQFLLCAGTAGKRYALPYTQVVMHQPHGGLGGTATDVKIMAEQMLHTKRTLAERIAFHTGQPVEQITADSDRDRWFTAEEAREYGFIDHVVHSADQVADGSLS